GTCAGCTCAAGCGCGATCACGATCTGTCGTAAATGTTCTTCTTTTAGATAATCTAAAAAACTGGCACTTTCATAAGTTGCATAATGTTCAAAATAACCCTCTGCCAGTAAAAAGATCGTCTCATATTCTTCGTGAATAAAAGAAAAATCAGCAAGTGCTCTGACCCGTAAATAAACATTTTGTTCATGTAAACTTCGGTACAATAATAAACGCTCTGCTTGTTCAACTGGTGAATACCGCGTCTTTTCGTGACTTTTTTTTGTTGTATAGGCTATTTTTTCTGAATGCTTATAGTTTACTTGCTCTTTGACTTGCTCAGCTTGAAAACGTGTCAGCAAAACTTGGAGCTGACTTTCAAGATTGACACGCTCGATCCCAAATTCTTTTGCTAAACGACCTAACGTTAGATCGCGTAAGAGTGGATCTGTAACTTGGGCTACTTTTTCTAAGATCGCAGTGATATATTCTAATTGATCGTGTTCATTTTCAAGATTTTTATTTTGTTTGTAGTATTCTAAGTAGAATTCTAATTCAGTTTGGCGATTTTGCATAACAAAATCCGCAAAACTTGCTTCACCATATTTTTTTACATATTCATCAGGGTCGAGCTTTTCTGGAAGTAAGACAACGCCTAATTCAAATTTATGCAAAGGACTGATCAACTCAAGCGCACGTTTAGCTGCCGCTTTTCCAGGTGCATCACCATCATAGCAAACATAAAGTTTTGTCGCAGTTTGCTCTAATAAGTAGATCTGTTCAGTCGTTAGACTCGTTCCCATCGAGGCAACGCTATTTTTGATCCCTGCTCGCCAAGCAGCTAAAACATCCATAAAACCTTCAAATAAAAAAACTTCACCTGTATGCCGAATAGTTTTTTTAGCTTTATCAAAATTGAAAAGAATTTTACGCTTGTTAAAAAGCGGTCCTTCAGGTGAATTGAGGTATTTGGGGACCTTTTTATCAGCCGTTAAAGCTCGGCCTGAAAAAGCGATGACCTGCCCCATTTGATCACGGATCGGAAACATGATCCGATCATTGAAACGTTCTTTTAATGTCTCATCTTTGCGCTCGCTAAAAAGTCCTGAACGCCGTAATAATTGATAATCATCTATTTTCTTTTCATGAAAAAAGGCTTGTAAAAGTTCATCATTTGGCGCATATCCTAGCTGAAACTCATTGATGATCTCATCGGATAAACCTCTTGCATGTAAATATTCTAGCGCAGATTCACCCAATTTAGTATTAACTAAAATATGATGGTAAAGCTGACTCACTTGGGCATAGAGTTGCTTTAATCGCCCGTTCTCCGAATGAGCTGATTCGTTTGCTTTCGGCAAATATGCTTGGTCAAGTTCGATACTTGCAAGTTCAGCCGTTCGAGAGACAGCTTCCGGAAAAGTGAGGTCTTCGATCTCCATCAAGAATTTAAAAACATTTCCACCACGCCCACATGAAAAGCAATGAAAAAACTGTTTTTGTTCATTAACCGAAAATGAA
This window of the Ligilactobacillus faecis genome carries:
- the dnaG gene encoding DNA primase, with the translated sequence MSQRRIPTEVIDQVRSSVNILDIVGQYVQLHRSGNNWFGLCPFHTEKTGSFSVNEQKQFFHCFSCGRGGNVFKFLMEIEDLTFPEAVSRTAELASIELDQAYLPKANESAHSENGRLKQLYAQVSQLYHHILVNTKLGESALEYLHARGLSDEIINEFQLGYAPNDELLQAFFHEKKIDDYQLLRRSGLFSERKDETLKERFNDRIMFPIRDQMGQVIAFSGRALTADKKVPKYLNSPEGPLFNKRKILFNFDKAKKTIRHTGEVFLFEGFMDVLAAWRAGIKNSVASMGTSLTTEQIYLLEQTATKLYVCYDGDAPGKAAAKRALELISPLHKFELGVVLLPEKLDPDEYVKKYGEASFADFVMQNRQTELEFYLEYYKQNKNLENEHDQLEYITAILEKVAQVTDPLLRDLTLGRLAKEFGIERVNLESQLQVLLTRFQAEQVKEQVNYKHSEKIAYTTKKSHEKTRYSPVEQAERLLLYRSLHEQNVYLRVRALADFSFIHEEYETIFLLAEGYFEHYATYESASFLDYLKEEHLRQIVIALELTEYGEANEQEIDDCLAFIMKRSPLEVQIEAVKEKIAQAKRINDSQTIVTQTAKLIELLQKKQTEKSII